From the genome of Panulirus ornatus isolate Po-2019 chromosome 19, ASM3632096v1, whole genome shotgun sequence, one region includes:
- the LOC139755431 gene encoding uncharacterized protein isoform X1, producing the protein MSTTTTTTTAGAIILTILGTLPALVILLVIFHNSACKFKGSSLLVTVAVLLACVTLLVVRFLLLPRSSGDVETQTDDVESGNGTSGDEENNNMDAPPVYETVVSKPPPYEYLYVSACGDDPPPSSAVPSSAATPETDGVLRQGEGPNATEQGCPDPDLPSYADIVGNPASPE; encoded by the exons atgtctaccaccaccaccaccaccaccgccggagCCATTATCCTGACGATTCTAGGAACTCTGCCCGCCTTGGTGATCTTGCTGGTGATATTCCACAACTCGGCCTGTAAATTCAAGGGCTCCTCCTTGCTCGTCACTGTGGCTGTGTTGTTAGCGTGTGTAACCCTGCTCGTGGTTCGCTTCCTACTGCTGCCGCGTTCCTCAGGAGATGTGGAGACACAG ACCGATGACGTCGAGAGCGGGAATGGGACATCAGGCGACGAAGAGAACAACAACATGGACGCCCCGCCGGTGTACGAGACAGTGGTGTCCAAACCTCCGCCGTACGAGTACCTGTACGTCAGCGCTTGCGGcgacgaccctcctccctcctccgccgtcccctcctccgccgccacccctGAGACCGACGGAGTTCTCCGTCAGGGCGAGGGCCCCAACGCAACGGAGCAGGGGTGCCCGGACCCAGACCTCCCGTCGTACGCGGACATCGTCGGCAACCCGGCCTCCCCGGAGTGA
- the LOC139755431 gene encoding uncharacterized protein isoform X3, protein MKCLDALMFITLTSVVSMVLVILYLHQAAARDIFIVAIPTLVIFTVVVLVYKQRRQRSELDVSGHQETDDVESGNGTSGDEENNNMDAPPVYETVVSKPPPYEYLYVSACGDDPPPSSAVPSSAATPETDGVLRQGEGPNATEQGCPDPDLPSYADIVGNPASPE, encoded by the exons ATGAAGTGTCTGGACGCTCTGATGTTTATAACCTTGACGTCCGTAGTGTCGATGGTTCTGgtcatcctctacctccaccaggcCGCTGCCAGGGACATCTTCATCGTCGCCATCCCCACCCTCGTAATATTTACAGTGGTCGTCCTTGTGTATAAGCAGCGGCGTCAGCGCTCTGAACTCGACGTGTCGGGTCACCAAGAG ACCGATGACGTCGAGAGCGGGAATGGGACATCAGGCGACGAAGAGAACAACAACATGGACGCCCCGCCGGTGTACGAGACAGTGGTGTCCAAACCTCCGCCGTACGAGTACCTGTACGTCAGCGCTTGCGGcgacgaccctcctccctcctccgccgtcccctcctccgccgccacccctGAGACCGACGGAGTTCTCCGTCAGGGCGAGGGCCCCAACGCAACGGAGCAGGGGTGCCCGGACCCAGACCTCCCGTCGTACGCGGACATCGTCGGCAACCCGGCCTCCCCGGAGTGA
- the LOC139755431 gene encoding uncharacterized protein isoform X2, with translation MEGFFWAAIGLCPALVMLLTVTVFRNASAVYTVMLVTITCASIAFAFLRWRLSCRPKCLWRTQTDDVESGNGTSGDEENNNMDAPPVYETVVSKPPPYEYLYVSACGDDPPPSSAVPSSAATPETDGVLRQGEGPNATEQGCPDPDLPSYADIVGNPASPE, from the exons ATGGAGGGCTTCTTCTGGGCTGCGATAGGCCTTTGCCCAGCTTTAGTGATGCTGCTGACCGTCACCGTGTTTAGGAATGCCAGTGCTGTCTACACCGTCATGCTTGTGACAATCACCTGTGCGTCAATTGCCTTCGCTTTCCTCAGATGGAGACTCAGTTGCCGACCAAAATGTCTATGGAGGACACAG ACCGATGACGTCGAGAGCGGGAATGGGACATCAGGCGACGAAGAGAACAACAACATGGACGCCCCGCCGGTGTACGAGACAGTGGTGTCCAAACCTCCGCCGTACGAGTACCTGTACGTCAGCGCTTGCGGcgacgaccctcctccctcctccgccgtcccctcctccgccgccacccctGAGACCGACGGAGTTCTCCGTCAGGGCGAGGGCCCCAACGCAACGGAGCAGGGGTGCCCGGACCCAGACCTCCCGTCGTACGCGGACATCGTCGGCAACCCGGCCTCCCCGGAGTGA